A genomic stretch from Aedes albopictus strain Foshan chromosome 2, AalbF5, whole genome shotgun sequence includes:
- the LOC109405150 gene encoding transformer-2 protein homolog alpha isoform X1 translates to MSYSRGQYYEQSSRSRSRDRKYRREYRDDGYRYSSSYGGGGGGGSEYAGGRSGGGSYGAGRRSSRPSHAVESQSHHHGGGGGSEYDESKFVLAVFNLSIYTTESELYDVFSKFGPLKKATVVIDAKTGRSRGFGFVYFESTEDAKEAHEQANGIEIGDRRIRVDFSATEKPHDPTPGVYYGKVSYPKGGGGGGGGGYGGAPPLGPPAPVAAPGGGGGYYHCRACEIEARERERWERESRRYGNGSRDYYYQDKYAAPEPPRSRDRSGMSRSRSDYYRGGAGVR, encoded by the exons ATGAGCTACTCAAGAGGCCAATATTACGAG CAAAGCTCTCGTTCTCGTAGCCGTGATCGGAAGTATCGCCGTGAATATCGTGATGATGGCTATCG GTACAGCTCTTCCtacggtggtggtggcggcggtggTTCCGAGTATGCAGGGGGCCGCAGTGGTGGCGGAAGCTATGGCGCCGGCCGCCGAAGCTCCCGGCCATCGCATGCCGTCGAGTCACAGTCACATCAtcacggtggcggcggcggcagcgagtACGACGAGAGCAAGTTCGTTCTGGCCGTGTTCAATTTGAGCATTTACACCACCGAATCGGAACTGTACGACGTGTTTTCCAAGTTCGGCCCACTGAAGAAGGCAACCGTAGTGATCGATGCGAAG ACCGGCCGTTCCCGTGGGTTCGGTTTCGTGTACTTCGAGAGTACCGAGGACGCCAAGGAGGCGCACGAACAAGCCAACGGCATTGAAATCGGCGACCGGCGGATACGCGTTGACTTTTCGGCAACGGAGAAACCACACGATCCTACGCCGGGCGTGTACTATGGCAAGGTAAGCTACCCGAAGGGAGGTGGCGGCGGTGGAGGCGGTGGCTACGGAGGGGCACCTCCTTTGGGGCCACCTGCCCCGGTGGCTGCACCTGGCGGTGGCGGCGGGTACTATCACTGTCGGGCTTGTGAGATTGAGGCCCGGGAACGTGAACGATGGGAACGTGAGTCACGGCGCTACGGAAATGG CAGCAGGGACTACTACTACCAGGACAAGTATGCGGCACCGGAGCCTCCACGAAGCCGCGATCGCTCAGGCATGTCCCGATCCCGAAGTGACTACTACCGAGGTGGTGCAGGTGTTCGCTGA
- the LOC109405150 gene encoding transformer-2 protein homolog alpha isoform X2: MSYSRGQYYEQSSRSRSRDRKYRREYRDDGYRYSSSYGGGGGGGSEYAGGRSGGGSYGAGRRSSRPSHAVESQSHHHGGGGGSEYDESKFVLAVFNLSIYTTESELYDVFSKFGPLKKATVVIDAKTGRSRGFGFVYFESTEDAKEAHEQANGIEIGDRRIRVDFSATEKPHDPTPGVYYGKVSYPKGGGGGGGGGYGGAPPLGPPAPVAAPGGGGGYYHCRACEIEARERERWERESRRYGNGRDYYYQDKYAAPEPPRSRDRSGMSRSRSDYYRGGAGVR, encoded by the exons ATGAGCTACTCAAGAGGCCAATATTACGAG CAAAGCTCTCGTTCTCGTAGCCGTGATCGGAAGTATCGCCGTGAATATCGTGATGATGGCTATCG GTACAGCTCTTCCtacggtggtggtggcggcggtggTTCCGAGTATGCAGGGGGCCGCAGTGGTGGCGGAAGCTATGGCGCCGGCCGCCGAAGCTCCCGGCCATCGCATGCCGTCGAGTCACAGTCACATCAtcacggtggcggcggcggcagcgagtACGACGAGAGCAAGTTCGTTCTGGCCGTGTTCAATTTGAGCATTTACACCACCGAATCGGAACTGTACGACGTGTTTTCCAAGTTCGGCCCACTGAAGAAGGCAACCGTAGTGATCGATGCGAAG ACCGGCCGTTCCCGTGGGTTCGGTTTCGTGTACTTCGAGAGTACCGAGGACGCCAAGGAGGCGCACGAACAAGCCAACGGCATTGAAATCGGCGACCGGCGGATACGCGTTGACTTTTCGGCAACGGAGAAACCACACGATCCTACGCCGGGCGTGTACTATGGCAAGGTAAGCTACCCGAAGGGAGGTGGCGGCGGTGGAGGCGGTGGCTACGGAGGGGCACCTCCTTTGGGGCCACCTGCCCCGGTGGCTGCACCTGGCGGTGGCGGCGGGTACTATCACTGTCGGGCTTGTGAGATTGAGGCCCGGGAACGTGAACGATGGGAACGTGAGTCACGGCGCTACGGAAATGG CAGGGACTACTACTACCAGGACAAGTATGCGGCACCGGAGCCTCCACGAAGCCGCGATCGCTCAGGCATGTCCCGATCCCGAAGTGACTACTACCGAGGTGGTGCAGGTGTTCGCTGA